In a genomic window of Deinococcus proteolyticus MRP:
- a CDS encoding phage antirepressor KilAC domain-containing protein → MTIALSEQILPVHTEQGRLWVDARTLHAQLHVGRDFSTWIRSRLEEVEAVENQDFIVLDGSPISGSKWGGANRRDYWLVLDIAKEIAMLERNEYGKAIRRYFIEVERRYRERQAAALALPNFNDPVAAARAWADAKEREQQALVLAAENQEKAAGFDAFLDSSGLYSMRNAAKLLGTGERKLFEILRDGGVLMSAARAGAENHNVPYQKHIDAGHFKVKTSHSRDGEHVSRTPRVTPAGLEYLRRRFFPGVQLPLLLEDAGD, encoded by the coding sequence ATGACTATAGCATTATCTGAGCAAATCCTCCCCGTCCACACCGAGCAGGGCCGCCTCTGGGTAGACGCCCGCACCCTCCACGCTCAACTGCATGTCGGACGCGACTTCAGCACCTGGATTCGCAGCCGACTGGAAGAAGTAGAGGCTGTGGAAAACCAGGATTTTATTGTTCTGGACGGCTCCCCTATTTCGGGGAGCAAGTGGGGCGGCGCCAATCGCCGCGATTACTGGCTGGTCCTGGACATCGCCAAGGAAATCGCCATGCTGGAGCGCAACGAGTACGGCAAGGCCATCCGGCGCTACTTCATCGAGGTGGAGCGCCGGTACCGCGAACGGCAGGCAGCGGCACTCGCCCTTCCCAATTTCAACGACCCCGTGGCCGCCGCCCGTGCCTGGGCCGACGCCAAGGAGCGCGAGCAGCAGGCCCTGGTCCTCGCGGCCGAGAATCAGGAGAAGGCAGCGGGCTTTGATGCTTTCCTTGACAGCAGCGGCCTGTACAGCATGCGCAACGCGGCCAAGCTGCTAGGCACGGGCGAGCGGAAGCTGTTCGAAATCCTGCGTGATGGTGGCGTGCTGATGAGCGCCGCCCGCGCTGGTGCCGAGAATCACAACGTGCCCTACCAGAAACACATCGATGCCGGGCACTTCAAGGTCAAGACCTCGCACAGCCGCGACGGGGAGCACGTCAGCCGCACGCCCCGCGTGACCCCGGCGGGCCTGGAGTACCTGCGCCGCCGCTTCTTCCCCGGAGTGCAGCTGCCCTTGCTGCTGGAGGATGCCGGTGACTGA
- a CDS encoding type II toxin-antitoxin system death-on-curing family toxin: MTFSANWPMLEGLSREEVEALHDAQIERYGGSPGLRDPGLLESALAQPVQELFGQLRYPTVPAQAAAYLYYLSRAHAFVDANKRTSLSCALVWLALHDLRLRLSQQELFDLTLAVAQGQLSLEETIERFERAVW, translated from the coding sequence ATGACCTTTTCCGCCAACTGGCCGATGCTTGAAGGTTTAAGCCGGGAAGAGGTGGAGGCGCTGCATGATGCTCAGATTGAGCGCTATGGCGGCTCGCCCGGTCTGCGAGACCCCGGGTTACTGGAAAGTGCACTGGCACAACCGGTGCAGGAGCTGTTTGGGCAGTTGCGATATCCCACAGTGCCAGCCCAGGCTGCGGCTTATCTCTACTACCTGTCACGCGCTCATGCCTTCGTCGATGCGAACAAGAGAACTTCACTGAGCTGTGCCCTGGTATGGCTGGCGCTCCATGACCTTCGGTTGCGCCTGAGTCAACAGGAGCTGTTCGACCTGACTCTGGCAGTGGCCCAGGGGCAGCTCTCGCTGGAAGAGACGATAGAACGTTTTGAGCGTGCAGTCTGGTAG
- a CDS encoding AbrB/MazE/SpoVT family DNA-binding domain-containing protein produces MRKTLSRIGNSEALVITKEMKELTGIGSEVQIEIQGNAIVITPAQDASRPETLARQQRFTQARDQVLSEYDDLFRQLADA; encoded by the coding sequence ATGCGAAAGACCCTTTCTAGGATTGGGAACAGTGAGGCCCTGGTCATCACCAAAGAGATGAAAGAGCTGACGGGCATCGGCAGCGAAGTGCAGATCGAGATTCAGGGGAACGCCATTGTCATCACACCGGCCCAGGACGCATCGCGTCCTGAGACCCTGGCTCGTCAACAACGTTTCACTCAGGCGCGTGACCAGGTGTTGAGTGAGTACGATGACCTTTTCCGCCAACTGGCCGATGCTTGA
- a CDS encoding recombinase family protein, translating to MLIGYARVSKGDQDSALQLKALQGAGVGQVFKEQASGGRWDRPELHKALEQLREGDVLVVWKLDRLSRSLKDLLTILEQIEQRGAGFRSLTENIDTTTPAGRMMMQMVGSFAEFERAMIRERTKAGLEQARAAGRVGGRRPKLTAAQQEEIREAVKSGRKTAAACARLFGVSQATVSRILAAEKIPSQLSSISPP from the coding sequence ATGCTGATCGGCTACGCACGAGTCTCCAAAGGCGACCAGGATTCCGCCCTTCAGTTAAAGGCCCTGCAAGGAGCTGGGGTGGGTCAGGTCTTCAAAGAGCAGGCCAGCGGTGGCCGCTGGGATAGACCGGAGTTGCACAAAGCCCTGGAGCAACTCCGCGAAGGAGATGTCCTCGTGGTCTGGAAACTGGACCGACTGAGCCGAAGCCTCAAAGACCTGCTGACCATCCTTGAGCAGATTGAACAGCGCGGTGCTGGGTTCCGCAGCCTGACGGAGAACATCGATACGACTACTCCAGCTGGCCGGATGATGATGCAGATGGTCGGGAGCTTCGCAGAGTTTGAGCGGGCGATGATTCGTGAACGCACGAAAGCTGGACTTGAGCAGGCCAGAGCCGCAGGGCGTGTCGGGGGCCGTCGTCCTAAGCTGACGGCGGCCCAGCAAGAAGAGATTCGTGAAGCTGTGAAGTCAGGCAGAAAGACTGCCGCAGCCTGCGCCCGGCTCTTCGGCGTCAGCCAGGCGACGGTGTCGAGAATTCTGGCTGCCGAAAAAATTCCATCGCAGCTGTCATCCATATCTCCGCCCTAA
- a CDS encoding IS5 family transposase gives MTRRAYRSDLDDETYLFILPYFLLTPEDTAQRIYPIREVLNSLFWIARTGSPWEYLPHDFPPYKIVHQQALRWFEHGCFENLVHDLRMMDRAAVGRDSVPSVAIIDSRTLQSTPESGHRSGYDGAKKRNGSKVHAAVDTLGHVIALLVTSADEQDREQVYDLCHQIQTVTGDCIDVVLADGGYTGEQAEIDAALLDIELVVVKRPAGASGFVLLPKRWIVERNFAWAARFRRLLITVEV, from the coding sequence ATGACGCGCCGAGCCTATCGCAGCGACCTTGATGATGAGACCTACTTGTTCATCCTGCCCTACTTTCTACTGACGCCTGAAGATACAGCGCAGCGCATCTATCCCATCAGAGAAGTCCTCAATAGCCTCTTCTGGATTGCCCGGACGGGAAGTCCCTGGGAATATCTCCCACACGACTTCCCACCCTACAAAATTGTTCACCAGCAAGCGCTGCGCTGGTTCGAGCACGGCTGCTTCGAGAATCTGGTCCATGACTTGAGGATGATGGACCGTGCAGCAGTTGGACGGGACAGCGTCCCGTCCGTCGCCATCATTGACAGTCGAACCCTGCAAAGTACACCTGAAAGTGGTCACCGATCAGGCTATGACGGCGCGAAAAAGCGGAATGGCAGCAAGGTGCATGCGGCGGTGGACACTCTGGGCCATGTCATTGCTCTGCTGGTCACCTCCGCAGATGAACAAGACCGCGAACAGGTCTACGATCTATGTCACCAGATTCAGACTGTCACTGGTGACTGTATTGATGTCGTGCTGGCAGATGGTGGCTACACCGGGGAACAGGCAGAGATTGACGCTGCACTGCTGGATATTGAGCTGGTCGTTGTGAAACGACCAGCTGGAGCATCGGGATTTGTCCTGCTTCCCAAGCGCTGGATCGTAGAACGAAATTTTGCTTGGGCCGCCCGTTTCCGCCGCTTATTGATAACGGTGGAGGTCTGA
- a CDS encoding CPBP family intramembrane glutamic endopeptidase translates to MTTVALTYVAALGYAALNFPAGFPLSADAGAAAAPLWAIIGPPLAAAALAAALPYHPQRLPVDAGEPRNLRLTAALLLALALAFPLLTQSTGMAGGYIAAKVALLIALPLVAVRLLPGAIRLPRLQARRLQGRPWWVPLGVVTFWFITSQLGPWNPLFDGSAYDMTTIVVAALVTAVTAGFGEELFYRRLLQSRLEALLGAWPGIALASLAFALMHLGSHGSADLPGTLARIIVAQGSFGLFAGVLWWRYRSLVWPVAAHLLVNGWGVVAYLLGL, encoded by the coding sequence TTGACCACCGTTGCCCTCACGTACGTGGCAGCACTCGGGTATGCGGCGCTGAACTTCCCCGCCGGCTTCCCTCTCTCAGCGGACGCTGGCGCTGCGGCCGCGCCTCTGTGGGCCATCATCGGGCCGCCGCTGGCTGCGGCTGCACTGGCCGCCGCACTACCCTATCACCCTCAGCGGCTGCCGGTGGACGCAGGCGAGCCGCGCAATTTGCGCCTGACCGCTGCGCTGCTGCTGGCTCTGGCCCTGGCGTTTCCGCTTCTGACGCAGAGTACGGGGATGGCTGGAGGGTACATCGCCGCCAAAGTGGCCCTGCTGATCGCACTTCCACTGGTTGCGGTGCGGCTGCTGCCCGGAGCCATCCGCCTTCCGCGCTTACAGGCGAGGCGCTTACAGGGCAGGCCCTGGTGGGTGCCACTCGGCGTGGTGACCTTCTGGTTCATCACCTCGCAGCTGGGCCCCTGGAATCCGCTTTTTGACGGCTCGGCCTACGACATGACGACCATTGTTGTCGCCGCACTTGTAACGGCTGTTACGGCCGGCTTTGGCGAAGAATTGTTCTACCGCCGCTTGCTGCAAAGCCGGCTGGAGGCGCTGCTGGGCGCGTGGCCGGGCATTGCCCTGGCATCGCTCGCTTTTGCGCTGATGCACCTGGGCTCGCACGGCTCCGCCGACCTGCCCGGTACCCTGGCCCGCATCATCGTCGCTCAGGGGTCGTTTGGCCTGTTCGCTGGCGTGCTGTGGTGGCGCTACCGTTCCCTGGTGTGGCCGGTGGCTGCCCACCTGCTGGTCAACGGCTGGGGCGTGGTGGCCTATCTGCTGGGGCTCTAG
- a CDS encoding dihydrofolate reductase family protein, whose translation MHTAAFLAASLDGFIAREDGALDWLPQPEAEGEDYGYTEFFARIDALVMGRRTFEVVSGFTPWPYGDKPVVVLSRTLTPADLPVHLPLRLHAGPLLELLRQLEAEGVRRVYADGGQVVQEFIRAGRLNELTLTTVPVLLGRGRPLFGAVGEDVPLELLESRSFAGGLVQSRYAIAGRRVPDGEKGQS comes from the coding sequence ATGCACACTGCCGCATTTCTGGCTGCCAGCCTGGACGGTTTCATCGCGCGTGAGGACGGCGCGCTGGACTGGCTGCCCCAGCCGGAGGCCGAAGGGGAGGACTACGGGTACACCGAGTTTTTCGCCCGCATAGATGCACTGGTGATGGGACGCCGCACGTTTGAGGTGGTGAGCGGGTTCACGCCCTGGCCATATGGTGACAAGCCGGTGGTGGTGCTGAGCCGTACCCTCACGCCCGCCGACCTGCCCGTGCACTTGCCACTGCGGCTGCACGCGGGACCGCTGCTGGAGCTGCTGCGGCAACTGGAAGCGGAGGGAGTGCGCCGGGTGTACGCCGATGGCGGACAAGTGGTACAGGAATTCATCCGGGCTGGGCGGCTGAATGAACTCACGCTGACCACGGTGCCGGTGCTGCTGGGGCGTGGGCGGCCGCTGTTTGGTGCAGTGGGGGAAGATGTGCCGCTGGAGCTGCTGGAGAGCCGCAGTTTTGCGGGTGGCCTGGTGCAGAGCCGTTACGCCATAGCGGGCCGGCGCGTGCCAGATGGGGAAAAGGGCCAGAGCTGA
- a CDS encoding transposase, protein MGKQRKTWSPEVKEQIVLAVLSGEQTIAEAAREYEVSESLIHTWRAQFLEAGRARLQGARPDAAQKKLEKEVEQLKAIIADKELSLYIAKKIRGL, encoded by the coding sequence ATGGGAAAACAACGCAAAACCTGGTCACCTGAGGTCAAGGAGCAGATTGTTCTGGCAGTCCTGAGCGGGGAACAGACCATTGCAGAAGCTGCTCGTGAATACGAGGTCAGCGAGAGTTTGATTCACACCTGGCGTGCCCAGTTTCTGGAAGCGGGACGCGCCCGCCTCCAGGGAGCCAGGCCAGATGCAGCTCAAAAGAAGCTGGAGAAAGAAGTCGAACAGCTCAAGGCCATCATTGCGGATAAGGAGTTGTCGCTCTATATCGCAAAAAAAATCCGGGGTCTCTGA
- a CDS encoding integrase core domain-containing protein, with the protein MLEDHPKLSLSKFASEVERPYHVLRDARQNAERSAQRTERCQHVLEAVRLRALEEPLSGYRLIYQALQDVLRPAPGLHTVRRCMVELKVQRPVPRKKRRPAVNPTPVVLWPAGRRIQIDATRLRLPDGICWAYLVLDVESRALLHIEVVRQLSASSAVTALQRGVHVLHHLGIHDPLLVMTDGGSDFTSGAFQAACQELGNWVRAKVSQKGGMGILERLNRTFKYDGVFREELTDIAQLRAFSTKFRDWYNSGRRHSSLGYAYPWVKLLAATESSNVA; encoded by the coding sequence TTGCTTGAAGACCACCCGAAGCTGAGTCTCAGCAAGTTTGCCAGCGAGGTAGAGCGCCCTTATCACGTCCTGCGCGATGCCCGGCAGAACGCAGAGCGTTCTGCACAGCGGACGGAACGATGTCAGCACGTTCTGGAAGCAGTGCGGCTGAGAGCCTTGGAAGAGCCACTCAGCGGCTACCGTCTGATTTATCAGGCCCTACAAGATGTTCTGCGGCCTGCTCCGGGCCTCCATACTGTCCGTCGCTGCATGGTGGAGTTGAAGGTGCAGCGTCCAGTTCCCAGAAAGAAACGCCGTCCAGCAGTGAACCCTACGCCCGTCGTTCTCTGGCCAGCGGGCCGCCGGATTCAGATAGATGCCACGCGGCTCCGCCTGCCAGATGGAATCTGTTGGGCATATCTCGTCTTGGATGTAGAAAGCCGCGCACTGCTTCACATTGAGGTGGTCCGGCAGCTCTCGGCCAGCAGCGCGGTCACCGCGCTGCAACGAGGAGTCCATGTACTGCACCATCTCGGCATCCATGACCCGCTCCTGGTCATGACTGATGGTGGCTCAGATTTTACGTCTGGCGCATTCCAGGCGGCCTGTCAGGAGCTGGGCAACTGGGTACGGGCCAAGGTCTCGCAGAAGGGAGGAATGGGCATCCTGGAAAGGCTCAACCGGACCTTCAAATATGATGGGGTCTTCCGGGAAGAATTGACTGACATTGCCCAGCTTCGTGCGTTCAGCACGAAGTTCAGAGACTGGTACAACTCTGGAAGGAGACATTCCAGCCTGGGGTACGCCTATCCCTGGGTTAAACTGCTTGCAGCTACGGAATCTTCGAACGTAGCCTGA
- a CDS encoding IS4 family transposase, with protein MKPNQAALTNVDTFVVYLKERLPHHRIDRLRCVSEVLFGILQAESTLHRKIALHIDRAATTPSITRMVARVLHGAGLTQQDILDVLLPLLPEGKLTLIMDRTNWKHGQSHLNLLVIGVVLGNVTLPLVWKELKHGGNSESRARMMLVGQLLGRLPARRWKVLIADREFLGLEWFTFLRRSGIKRCIRIRANTVVDGEYARDCFASLEPGQTRALFEKVWVQGGWMRMVATLSPEGERVIIASDLSVWDTLNVYRQRWAIETTFSAMKSRGLNLEQTHMTNPERVGNLFGLLTLALTWMLRVGEWRTEQQPIRVKTHGRPAVSRARYGYEELSRALRWGGEKFRLFLDLLRTPFPAPGGDERQPVRY; from the coding sequence GTGAAACCGAACCAAGCCGCCCTGACGAATGTTGACACATTCGTGGTCTACCTGAAAGAGCGTCTCCCACATCACCGAATAGATCGTCTGCGCTGCGTTTCAGAAGTCCTGTTTGGCATCTTGCAGGCAGAATCTACCCTCCACCGCAAAATCGCGCTCCATATTGACCGTGCTGCGACGACACCGTCCATCACGCGTATGGTAGCTCGCGTGCTGCATGGTGCAGGTCTGACCCAGCAGGACATCTTGGATGTCCTGCTTCCACTGCTGCCTGAGGGAAAACTGACCCTGATCATGGACCGCACCAACTGGAAGCACGGCCAGTCTCACCTCAACCTGTTGGTCATTGGCGTGGTGCTGGGCAACGTTACTCTTCCACTGGTCTGGAAAGAACTGAAGCACGGCGGGAACAGTGAATCCAGGGCACGTATGATGCTGGTCGGTCAGCTGCTGGGACGCTTACCCGCACGTAGGTGGAAGGTCCTGATCGCTGATCGAGAGTTTCTCGGTCTGGAGTGGTTCACGTTTTTGCGGCGCAGCGGGATCAAAAGATGCATTCGTATTCGGGCCAATACCGTGGTAGACGGTGAATATGCTCGTGACTGTTTCGCGTCACTGGAGCCGGGTCAAACTCGTGCCCTGTTTGAGAAGGTCTGGGTTCAGGGCGGCTGGATGCGCATGGTCGCGACGCTCTCCCCAGAGGGAGAGCGGGTCATCATCGCTTCAGACTTATCCGTCTGGGACACGCTCAACGTCTATAGGCAGCGCTGGGCCATCGAAACCACCTTCTCTGCCATGAAATCCAGAGGCTTGAATCTGGAGCAAACCCACATGACCAACCCGGAGCGGGTAGGAAACCTGTTCGGTCTGCTGACCCTGGCCTTGACCTGGATGCTGCGTGTGGGGGAATGGCGGACTGAACAGCAACCCATACGTGTCAAAACACATGGTCGCCCTGCGGTCAGCAGGGCGAGGTACGGGTATGAGGAGCTGAGCCGTGCGCTGCGGTGGGGCGGGGAGAAATTCAGGCTCTTCCTGGACCTCTTGAGGACTCCATTTCCTGCGCCAGGAGGGGATGAAAGGCAACCTGTCAGGTACTGA
- a CDS encoding IS3 family transposase, translating into MTTRKTYTAEFKRQAIDLAAREDVGPIRAARDLGISPSVLYRWRLQAQKAGQAAFPGQGRTTLTPQEQEIQRLRKENEILRQEREILKKAAAFFAKENL; encoded by the coding sequence ATGACGACCAGAAAGACCTACACTGCCGAATTCAAACGCCAGGCTATTGACCTGGCAGCACGTGAGGATGTCGGCCCCATTCGGGCTGCCCGTGATCTCGGGATCAGCCCTTCAGTGCTCTACCGTTGGCGACTCCAGGCTCAAAAAGCTGGACAAGCGGCTTTCCCTGGTCAGGGTCGAACGACCCTGACGCCACAAGAGCAGGAAATCCAGCGACTCCGCAAAGAGAATGAGATTTTGCGTCAGGAGCGTGAAATCCTGAAAAAAGCAGCGGCCTTCTTTGCCAAGGAAAATCTCTGA
- a CDS encoding glutaredoxin family protein, which translates to MPKVILYATPTCPDCHALRLWFNRKGIEFEERNLTIPAVADEAKARYGVRVAPITVVGDQFFYGTFEQQRPELEPLFA; encoded by the coding sequence ATGCCGAAAGTCATTCTTTACGCCACTCCCACCTGCCCAGACTGCCACGCATTACGCCTGTGGTTTAACCGAAAAGGGATTGAGTTCGAGGAACGAAACCTCACCATTCCTGCTGTGGCAGACGAAGCCAAGGCCCGTTATGGTGTGCGCGTCGCACCGATTACTGTCGTAGGGGATCAGTTCTTCTATGGCACCTTCGAGCAGCAGCGGCCCGAGTTGGAGCCACTCTTCGCCTGA
- a CDS encoding metal-sensing transcriptional repressor, whose translation MPEDSRKRAARRLAIARGHLESIRLSLEKDDVYCVDVLRQIKAVQGALDGAATVILRGHLEAHVATAATRGDEKERVDELMEVLKYV comes from the coding sequence ATGCCGGAGGACAGCCGTAAACGCGCTGCGCGTCGTCTCGCCATTGCCCGAGGACACCTGGAAAGCATTCGCCTCTCCCTGGAAAAAGATGATGTGTACTGCGTAGATGTCCTCCGGCAGATCAAAGCGGTACAAGGTGCACTGGACGGTGCAGCGACTGTGATTCTGCGCGGACATCTGGAAGCGCACGTTGCCACCGCTGCAACCCGTGGAGACGAGAAAGAACGAGTCGATGAACTGATGGAAGTTCTGAAATACGTCTGA
- a CDS encoding IS1 family transposase (programmed frameshift) yields MPECPACQSTHTVKNGKAKNGTQTYLCKGCGRRFHPEARPIAHSEATRQQILDAVHERMSLRGVQRVFGVHRNTVIRWNKKGAREVMQTGTVCMTPPEEVVIELDEMWTFVAKKKQTRWIWIALERSTRRVLAWVLGDRSEQTAFKLWERLPLSLEQRLKGTFCTDLWRAYDEPLLGVKRLTRKGETNHVERLNCTLRQRLGRLVRKSLSFSKTDEMLEASLTLAFHRYNLSR; encoded by the exons ATGCCGGAGTGCCCAGCCTGTCAAAGCACACACACTGTCAAAAATGGGAAGGCCAAAAATGGCACCCAGACCTACTTATGTAAGGGTTGTGGCCGTCGTTTCCACCCGGAGGCCCGCCCTATAGCGCACAGTGAAGCGACCCGGCAACAAATTCTTGATGCTGTCCACGAGCGGATGAGTCTGAGAGGAGTACAGCGCGTCTTTGGTGTTCACCGCAACACCGTGATCCGGTGGA ATAAAAAAGGGGCCCGTGAAGTGATGCAGACTGGTACAGTCTGCATGACACCTCCAGAAGAAGTGGTCATTGAGCTGGATGAAATGTGGACCTTCGTTGCCAAGAAAAAACAGACGAGGTGGATCTGGATTGCCCTGGAGCGCAGCACCCGCAGGGTGCTGGCCTGGGTATTGGGTGACCGCAGTGAGCAAACAGCGTTCAAGCTCTGGGAACGCTTACCATTGTCCCTTGAGCAGCGACTGAAAGGGACGTTTTGCACCGATCTGTGGCGAGCCTACGATGAACCGCTCTTGGGGGTAAAGCGGCTAACCCGGAAGGGAGAAACGAATCATGTCGAACGATTGAACTGCACGCTGAGACAGCGGCTGGGTCGGCTTGTTCGTAAGTCGTTGTCTTTCTCGAAGACGGACGAAATGCTCGAAGCCAGCCTGACTCTGGCCTTCCACCGATACAACTTGTCACGTTGA
- a CDS encoding IS4 family transposase yields the protein MIAARSINHHDLSAHMPGISMPQAKKRRADRTFRDEQLDMDFFIALLVVHLPPGKVLLSLDRTNWEHGETPINFLVLGAVVHGFTLPLIWVPLDESGNSHTYARTWLVLKLLRVLPAKRWQGLVADREFIGAEWFRFLRRQGIKRAIRIRHSDMLDDMSGKEWFKYVWQGHFHEIDEKVFVFGELMRVVATRSPVGDLVIIATDFSARKTWKLYKQRWSIECTFSSFKKRGFDLERTGMTERSRLQRLFGLVTLAWMFCLRLGVWLSQTQPIPVLKHGRRAVSLVRHGAQHLVDALRWNPKQFMDVLG from the coding sequence ATGATTGCCGCGAGGAGCATCAATCATCACGACCTGAGTGCCCACATGCCGGGTATCAGCATGCCCCAGGCTAAGAAAAGGCGGGCAGACCGCACCTTCCGGGATGAGCAGCTGGACATGGACTTTTTCATCGCTCTGCTCGTCGTCCATCTTCCACCGGGGAAGGTGTTGCTGAGTCTGGACCGCACCAATTGGGAGCATGGGGAAACGCCCATCAATTTTCTGGTGCTTGGAGCCGTGGTTCATGGCTTCACCCTGCCCCTGATTTGGGTTCCTCTTGATGAGTCTGGGAACAGCCACACCTACGCCCGTACGTGGTTGGTATTGAAGCTCCTCCGCGTCTTGCCAGCGAAACGCTGGCAAGGCCTGGTGGCTGACCGTGAGTTCATCGGTGCGGAATGGTTCCGTTTTCTCCGTCGTCAAGGCATCAAGCGGGCGATCCGCATTCGGCACAGCGACATGCTGGACGATATGAGTGGGAAAGAATGGTTTAAGTACGTCTGGCAAGGTCATTTCCATGAAATCGACGAAAAGGTGTTCGTGTTTGGCGAACTCATGCGGGTGGTCGCGACGAGGTCACCTGTGGGTGACCTCGTCATCATTGCCACAGATTTCAGCGCTCGGAAGACCTGGAAGCTGTACAAGCAGCGCTGGTCAATCGAGTGCACCTTCAGCAGCTTCAAGAAGCGAGGCTTCGACCTGGAGCGGACTGGGATGACGGAAAGGAGCCGTCTTCAGCGGCTCTTTGGCCTGGTGACACTGGCCTGGATGTTCTGCTTGCGCCTGGGGGTCTGGCTCAGCCAGACCCAGCCCATCCCCGTTCTCAAGCATGGTCGTAGAGCGGTCAGTCTGGTGCGGCACGGTGCTCAGCATCTCGTGGATGCCTTACGGTGGAACCCCAAACAGTTCATGGATGTCCTGGGGTAG
- a CDS encoding TetR/AcrR family transcriptional regulator encodes MTAPSMSKPTAVQQRTFEHLITTAERLMNSGTTPSVAELAEAASVSRATAYRYFSSQADIVSALASHTMIPIRYWEPVTQDARARLHELLDFTFSQLTDAEVHHWAILQVHLTNWAEAYPEQATPNRGHRRELLWRAVEPLVGQLPQVHLERLVQTLSPFFGIELFLVFRDMWGLDDSAVLDRAHWMIDSLYERALADAAGSGHQSKEPPK; translated from the coding sequence ATGACTGCACCGAGTATGAGCAAACCTACCGCCGTCCAGCAGCGCACTTTTGAGCACCTGATCACCACGGCCGAGCGCCTGATGAACAGTGGCACCACTCCAAGTGTTGCTGAATTGGCGGAAGCGGCCAGTGTATCGCGGGCAACGGCTTACCGTTACTTTTCCAGTCAGGCCGATATCGTTTCTGCGCTGGCCAGCCATACGATGATTCCTATTCGTTACTGGGAACCGGTTACCCAGGATGCCCGGGCAAGACTGCACGAGTTGCTGGACTTCACATTCAGTCAGCTCACCGATGCCGAGGTTCATCACTGGGCGATCTTGCAAGTCCATCTGACCAACTGGGCAGAAGCTTATCCAGAGCAAGCTACGCCAAACCGGGGGCACCGCCGTGAGCTGCTCTGGCGGGCGGTAGAACCGCTGGTTGGACAACTTCCCCAGGTCCATCTCGAGCGGTTGGTACAGACCCTTTCCCCCTTCTTCGGCATAGAGCTTTTTTTAGTGTTCCGCGATATGTGGGGACTTGACGATTCTGCAGTGCTTGACCGCGCCCACTGGATGATTGACAGCCTGTACGAACGCGCCTTGGCAGACGCTGCTGGGAGTGGCCACCAGAGTAAGGAGCCACCAAAGTGA
- a CDS encoding ABC transporter permease has translation MSLAASSPGAQGKSGRPFPFPVELLGLLGLGLLWWLLTLPAVTGNPFLEQFSPGAALPALTRLLAEGTLWEHLLVSLKRVMVGLGLAFVIGAPLGLLVGSSRLLERATEPAFQLLRMISPLSWMPLAVMVLGVGDAPIYLLLALAGLWPILFAAAGGVKNLNASWLDLGRSLSATRGEMFWHITLPGILGSLLQGVRLAIGTLWILLVPCEMLGVRAGLGYFILDTRDRLAYPELMATVVLIGLLGYLLDAAARWLVGRFQGNT, from the coding sequence ATGAGCCTGGCCGCCTCTTCCCCTGGAGCGCAGGGCAAGTCCGGGCGTCCCTTCCCCTTTCCGGTAGAACTGCTGGGCCTGCTGGGGCTGGGGCTGCTGTGGTGGCTGCTGACCCTCCCTGCTGTGACCGGCAACCCCTTTCTGGAGCAGTTCTCGCCCGGCGCGGCGCTGCCAGCCCTGACCCGTCTCCTGGCGGAAGGCACCCTCTGGGAGCACCTGCTGGTCAGCCTGAAGCGGGTCATGGTGGGACTGGGCCTGGCCTTCGTGATAGGTGCGCCGCTGGGACTGTTGGTGGGATCGTCCCGCCTGCTGGAGCGGGCCACCGAACCGGCCTTTCAGCTGCTGCGTATGATTTCCCCGCTCTCGTGGATGCCGCTGGCGGTGATGGTTCTCGGTGTAGGCGACGCGCCCATCTATTTGCTGCTGGCGCTGGCTGGTCTGTGGCCGATCCTGTTTGCCGCAGCTGGTGGGGTCAAGAACCTGAATGCCAGCTGGCTGGACCTGGGGCGCAGCCTCAGCGCCACACGGGGGGAGATGTTCTGGCATATCACCCTGCCGGGCATTCTGGGGTCACTGCTCCAGGGCGTGCGCCTGGCGATAGGTACGCTCTGGATTCTGCTGGTGCCCTGCGAGATGCTGGGCGTGCGGGCCGGTCTGGGCTACTTCATCCTGGATACCCGTGACCGCCTGGCCTACCCGGAACTGATGGCGACGGTGGTCCTGATCGGGCTGCTGGGCTATCTGCTGGACGCCGCTGCCCGCTGGCTGGTGGGGCGGTTCCAGGGGAACACCTGA